TCACCGGGGTCAGAATAGGGTTTAAGAATGGGATCAGCTACAATGGTGAATAGTAGTTTTTCACAGGATTTGTTGAATTTCAGCGGGATCCACGGACCCCAACGCTAAAGGGTAGCTCCGCCCCTGGTAGGTGTGGGACTAGTGACAAACATCTATgcatcttaaaaaaaaaagctaaaatgatctataatttgggatgaaggcaGTAATAGTTATTAATTGTGGCAGCCCACGCAAAGGTGGCAAGACCATGCACGCGTGGCATCGTGAGGTGGCCACACGGATGTGCAAGTAAAATGTTGCGCTACTGCCTACCAGCTCTCGGCCCACCATTGCGCGTTCATCATGCTGCTCCAGTCCGGCTCGTACGGTCGGTCGCGCTCGAGCCGATGCGCTTCCAGATGCTTCCATAGCTCCTGGACTTCACTTCCTAGTGCACGTTGCATCCCCGTGCGTGACGCGTCAAAGTCTGTGTCTGGGCCAGACAGATGGACCCACCACACCCAACCCACCCACAGAGGCTCCGCAAAATCAACGTCAGTAACTTGGGCCAGATGCCATGGACCGCACGAATCTTTCGTAGCTTGGGGCCAGACAGAGATGGGCCCAACAAATTTTATCTACGACAGAGCCCAGTTCAGTCTCATTCCAGCCCGCTCAAGAAAATGACCCCCTATTACCAAACTACCAGgaattccatttttttttttgcgagacaAAACTAACGTCATCTTACACAGGTTACGGAACAAAAGCGAAGCCGCATTCACATCAATTCCATCGAATTTTATTGATCATGCCCAGTGCACAATGTATGATTCGGGCGGCACTTGCACGGAGCACATTGCAGTTTATTGCGCAAGCTAACAATTGCAATGCAGGGCGTGGCACACTTGAGTCTTCACCTGACCTCATAACAGGCAGGCAATCTGTTTGCCTCATAAGATTGACACAACAGAGGACAGCCTATCCGACAGTCCTCCGGTCATCCTCTCGGCTTCCTTCCCGCGTTCGCCGGTGCGGATTCTTACCACGTCTGAGACAGGGATCACTGAAGAAGAAACAAACATGTCAGAAAAGCATATAGTCAAAGAGAAAGATTACAGGTGCATCATATATATGAAACTATGATAGTGTTACTATGGCAGTTCTCCTCAAGAGCATCTGGGCATCTGATCTAGCGCAGGAGCAACTGCTTTGCCCGTTGTAGCCTTTATATTTCTGATAACAGAATTTACTGAAACCAACCAGCAGTTTGAAAGAGCAAGAACTAGTCGCCATTTCTGTTTCGGATggataaaataaaagaaacaaaagcaAAATGAGCAGAACAAGAGAAAACTCCTATAATGCCTGCATATGCATAAGGCAATAAAGCCCATTCAAGTGAACAGTATGCACTAAGATATTGCaggtaaaaagaaaagtaaaCAATTACACAGGATAAAAACGCAGCAGTGTGTCACAAGTAGCACCATGCACTTACAGAATATCTTCCCATCACCAATTTCTCCTGTTCTTGCCTTTTCAATTATTTTGTCGATTACTGCTTCGACCTGGTGGATTAAAGAAACATTTAATGATGATGCAAGGGGAAACCAATAAAACTCATACAGAATGGACCATGCTTACATTTTTTTATGGTAAAAATGGACCGCAATAACATTGTAGCAATGTCATAGACATTTACAGCAAAAATTGAAAAGGAAAGAATGATCGTCAATCTGTCATATAAGGTATGGCATTGGCATTGCGGTATTTCCTTCTTTTAGAACTGGTAAGGCCACTAGTAAATTAAGTAATTACCTGCTCCTTGCAGATCACTATTTCTATTTTGACTTTAGCAATAAATGTGTCCTCCGAAAATTCTGACCCTGAACACCCAAAGCAAAACAAGCGTCAGCATTGATATCTTAATACCGTGTGAATCTCAATTTTTTCTCAAcagtgtttgggaggaggggtcTAATGTTTAGCCCCCGTCACGTTGAATGTttcggacactaattaggagtattaaacctagactaattacaaaactaattacacaacccctaggctaaatcgcgagacgaatctattaagcctaattagtccatgatttgacaatgtggtgctacagtaaccattcactaatgatggattaattaggcttgatagattcgtctcgtgatttagcctaggggttctgcaattagttttgtaattagcttatgtttagtcctcctaattagtattcgaacatccgatgtgacagggctaaagtttagccccctcctcccaaacaccccctaagagtTAACATAGCTGGGCAGGAATGCAAAATACTACAATCTGCAATATGTAGAGAAGTTGTTAGCTGTTATGGACATGAACACCAAAGCCACCACAGAACCATCATCCTCAATCCTGTTAGTACACATGTTTCACATCTATACACCAGCCATCAAGATATTGGTGCCAAATTTGATAAAAGCATGAAACAACGCTGCAAGAGTGTGGAGTTGCAACTGATCTAACAAGACTTCTGGCTAATACGCTACAGTTCTATGTACTAGTAGAGTTGTAAATTAAGAGCAACACTTCAGCATTCATGGGAACCTTGCAGTGCTCGGTGGTCCATCTCCGAATCAAAACTGTTTGAAATGAAAAGTATGTGGACCACAAAATGACATAAAGCACTTACCGTTGGAATGAACTTTAGCACAGCCTTAACATTGTTCGTTTGGTTCAAATTGTTCCATACAATGAAACACGCGGTGGCAATCACACAGTCATTTTTGTAACAAGGAGTGACCAAAGCATCACTGACTATCACAATTCAATGAGACACTCGCTCATCAGTCGCTCCATGGAACACATTTCTGTGCAATTATAGGACTAAAACTGAATGATGTAGAAACTACACAATGCAAACCAGTCAATGGCAGAGCCACGCAAGTGCAGAGGCATAGGCAGAGCGAAGCCGTACCTCCATGCCGCTCCGTCGACCCTCCCTGCGCCCCGAAGCCCCGAACGTCCGACACCGTCACACCTCTAATCCCCATCTCCAACAAGCCCTGCAGAATCCCCAAATCTGTCTGACTGAACAGCTCGCGTGCAACTCAGGAACCCAGAGCCACCAACCCACACTCACCGAGGACACGTGCGACACCCTCCACGGTCTGCAAAAATTCCGCACATTTCAGCACGGATCAGCTAAATTCTGACACAATCAATAAATACCGTGCAGAAAACACACCTGATAATGGCCTCAATCTTGTAGAACTCCGATTCAGGCGAGTACCCTGAGAGAACGACTGGCCGAGGCAGCGCAATCAGTGGGAATCCAACAAGCCCAGCTCGATTTGGGCACGGAAGAAAAAACAGGGTCATCAAAATGTAATCTTGGTCGGGAGGCAAGGGTTCTTGACCTGGGTGGGCCGCGCTCTGGGCGcgcacggcggtggcggggaggcggcgagaGGCTGACGTCGCTTGGAGCTGCCTCGCAGCCCccgaggggaggaggcggacggcggGGAAGGATCGTAGGGTCGATAGAGATTGGCGGATGAGGACGCCGGGTACGGAAACGGCAGTGGCGGAGGTCGCTGGCGACATGCTGTAGTCTTCGGTGGTAGTACGGCGCTCCGGCGAGGTTTGGTCCTCAGTTGACTCGGTTCGCTCTTCGGCTCTCCCTGACACTGAGAGGTCAGATACTCAAGCCGGTAGAAGGCGGGAACATGAAAATACGTAAATAACTTTCGAAGACAAGAAACATTTCAACTCCGTGTTGTATATAAAGTAGCAGAATATAAATATACAGCTATTTTAGCTGTATATTTGCACTGATTGCATATGAGATCCTATACATTCGGGCTTATATCtttctgaatttattttagGATATTCAGtgatatttttctagatttatttttaGTAATTAATCAGTTAATATTAGCATCAATTTAGAATCTCGTAGCGCTCCTTATATGTATGTAAATTGTTTAAGGAGCATCAATTCTCGGTACTAAAAATCGGATGGTCAAATCGTTTTTTTTCCTATGTAGAAAAAACATCTCACACTTTGCCACAGGACACAGGTCACTGTTGTGGCCCAACCCGTTCACCTTCCGGCTTTCTTTCTCCAGTCCTCCACGCCGTCCCCCCTCTCTCTGTCTCGGCCTCCCTTTAGTGGCAGGCACCGGCGCACCGCCCTTGGCCAGTTCTTGGTCGggcgcttcgccggcgacgagcatccGGCAGGTATGCCCGCCCAttctcttctcttccttttccgCGGGCCGAAATCGAACACCCAAAACCCTAATGTCTGCTAGTTCTACTTGTATTCGAATCTGACCAGTATTTCACCTAAGAACTTCGATTTTTTTTGGCCAAAAATTATTGGTAACTCGCGATTGGATTTCTTTGTTGTGTGTTGCTTGATGGAAGTGCTGTCACTCGTTTATTCCCCGTCGTTTTTTCAACTCAATCCCCACGCTTCACGATTAGTC
This sequence is a window from Setaria italica strain Yugu1 chromosome III, Setaria_italica_v2.0, whole genome shotgun sequence. Protein-coding genes within it:
- the LOC101760785 gene encoding nitrogen regulatory protein P-II homolog isoform X2 translates to MSPATSATAVSVPGVLIRQSLSTLRSFPAVRLLPSGAARQLQATSASRRLPATAVRAQSAAHPGYSPESEFYKIEAIIRPWRVSHVSSGLLEMGIRGVTVSDVRGFGAQGGSTERHGGSEFSEDTFIAKVKIEIVICKEQVEAVIDKIIEKARTGEIGDGKIFLIPVSDVVRIRTGERGKEAERMTGGLSDRLSSVVSIL
- the LOC101760785 gene encoding nitrogen regulatory protein P-II homolog isoform X1, producing the protein MSPATSATAVSVPGVLIRQSLSTLRSFPAVRLLPSGAARQLQATSASRRLPATAVRAQSAAHPVVLSGYSPESEFYKIEAIIRPWRVSHVSSGLLEMGIRGVTVSDVRGFGAQGGSTERHGGSEFSEDTFIAKVKIEIVICKEQVEAVIDKIIEKARTGEIGDGKIFLIPVSDVVRIRTGERGKEAERMTGGLSDRLSSVVSIL